From a region of the Zerene cesonia ecotype Mississippi chromosome 11, Zerene_cesonia_1.1, whole genome shotgun sequence genome:
- the LOC119830369 gene encoding exonuclease 3'-5' domain-containing protein 2, with amino-acid sequence MSVEINILINITSIVVLLCVVAVSYFYLKRKQTLTATEAFKYLNIKLVENEDHCDEIVSEFLKKCSKHHAIGFDCEWVTVLGKRQPVALIQLSTYDGFCSLFRLSKMNSIPASLKNLLEDEKIYKVGVAPVDDAKYVAADYGVYIKSTLDIRHIVELCGYDPGGLAALSLSLLGVTLDKTWRIRCSDWAATELTTRQINYAAADAHVAIKMFVNLVNKHQRRGLLWFRGKDHWDNLNELCWKYADVCFKTKVTKKVKNGLKDKESKPSKDLVLSKRYPYAIRSKPLYHNCFLQAPDGELLCTCDTKKAIWYVEKELADKVSDDPLTVRLRFEPAGRSVGTVGQYYQLTKQNRCVVCGEDNSYIRKNVVPREYRKHFPEVMKDHSSHDVLLLCVACHQRSNMLDQAVRERLALLCDAPFASHDKTKYIEDAECKKIRSAARALLYQSRKHVLPEARVKELETVLLLHYPEHDEITEQLLAEASEISVVIENADYECHGYKVVEYFLNNEVGGLLRLEEMWRQHFLDCMQPRHMPHLWSVKHNEERLRVRLSEGRLSENDMKMIGMPL; translated from the exons atgagtgttgaaataaatatattaataaacataacctCAATTGTAGTATTGTTATGTGTCGTTGCTGTAAgttacttttatttgaaaagaaagCAAACACTTACTGCCACAgaagcatttaaatatttgaatataaagctTGTGGAAAATGAGGATCATTGTGATGAAATTGTCAGTGAATTTCTAAA gaaGTGCAGTAAACATCATGCCATTGGTTTTGATTGTGAGTGGGTGACGGTGCTAGGGAAACGACAGCCTGTAGCTCTGATTCAGCTCTCCACTTATGATGGATTTTGTAGTCTATTCCGTTTAAGTAAGATGAATTCTATCCCTGCATCTTTAAAG AATCTACTAGAAGACgagaaaatatacaaagtgGGTGTAGCACCAGTGGATGATGCAAAGTATGTAGCTGCTGACTATGGAGTGTACATCAAATCTACGTTAGACATCCGACACATTGTTGAGCTGTGTGGTTACGATCCAGGGGGCCTGGCTGCTCTCTCTTTGTCACTATTGGGTGTAACTTTAGACAAGACCTGGAGG ATTCGTTGCAGTGACTGGGCCGCAACAGAACTTACAACACGCCAGATTAACTATGCGGCGGCAGATGCACATGTtgctattaaaatgtttgttaatctcGTCAACAAACACCAGAGAAGGGGATTGCTGTGGTTTAGAGGAAAGGATCATTGGGACAACTTGAATGAATTATGTTGGAAATATGCAGATGTGTGCTTCAAAACGAAAGTAACAAAGAAAGTTAAGAATGG ATTAAAGGACAAAGAAAGCAAACCTAGTAAGGATTTAGTTCTAAGCAAACGGTATCCATATGCAATCCGGTCTAAGCCTTTATATCACAATTGCTTCTTGCAAGCCCCTGATGGAGAGTTATTGTGCACTTGTGACACTAAAAAAGCAATATG GTACGTAGAAAAGGAACTAGCAGACAAAGTGTCAGACGATCCTCTCACAGTGAGATTACGGTTCGAGCCAGCTGGCCGGTCTGTAGGCACAGTTGGTCAGTACTATCAGCTGACCAAACAGAACAGATGTGTGGTATGCGGGGAGGATAACTCCTATATACGCAAGAATGTGGTGCCCAGAGAGTATAGGAAGCATTTTCCAG AGGTGATGAAGGACCACTCGTCACACGACGTGCTATTGTTGTGTGTGGCGTGTCACCAGCGCAGCAACATGCTGGACCAGGCGGTGAGGGAACGGCTCGCTCTGTTGTGCGACGCGCCGTTCGCATCTCACGACAAGACGAAATATATTGAGGATGCTGAGTGCAA AAAGATCCGTTCGGCGGCCCGCGCGCTGCTGTACCAGTCGCGCAAGCACGTGCTCCCGGAGGCGCGCGTGAAGGAGCTGGAGACGGTTCTGCTGCTGCACTATCCTGAGCACGATGAGATCACGGAACAGTTGCTAGCTGAGGCCTCAGAGATTTCTGTTGT CATAGAGAACGCGGACTATGAGTGTCACGGTTACAAGGTGGTGGAATATTTCTTAAACAACGAGGTGGGCGGCCTCTTGCGCCTGGAGGAGATGTGGCGCCAACACTTCCTCGACTGCATGCAGCCAAGGCACATGCCCCACTTGTGGTCTGTGAAGCATAATGAAGAGAG GTTACGAGTTCGTCTATCAGAGGGTCGATTATCTGAAAATGATATGAAAATGATTGGGATGCCTTTATAG
- the LOC119829896 gene encoding MICOS complex subunit MIC27, translating to MIRKVVIGSGLVAALIPTVGAASPIPEAKGASPPPPMRPSELPIYEAPHADYAEQLEAEGKENKTSYIRSALQTPVTAVRETFETGVAHTSSLKHRITDNYNEFKDRSDWIIQYLREEDNKQTRYGAVAMGGLTGFIFGLRGGFIRRIFYAGIGTTAMGYVCFPEETKQIMNENGALAKQYINIAYNFLYGVKPGDPQLEVKFPELSIPKDFSELLDMTVSLASTVKQAVMPPPTKDSDEKVSEKKE from the exons ATGATTCGAAAAGTAGTTATTGGTTCGGGGTTAGTAGCAGCACTCATACCGACTGTGGGTGCTGCATCTCCAATACCAGAGGCAAAAGGAGCTTCTCCACCACCGCCAATGAGACCATCGGAGCTTCCAATTTACGAAGCGCCTCATGCCGATTACGCGGA GCAATTAGAAGCCGAGGGAAAAGAGAACAAAACAAGTTACATCAGATCAGCATTGCAAACCCCAGTTACAGCTGTGAGGGAGACATTCGAAACAGGAGTTGCTCATACATCCTCTCTTAAACACAGAATCACAGACAactataatgaatttaaagatAGGAGTGATT ggATTATCCAGTACTTGCGTGAGGAAGACAATAAACAGACAAGATATGGAGCTGTTGCAATGGGTGGTCTTACTGGATTTATTTTTGGCTTGAGGGGTGGTTTTATTAGG aGAATATTCTATGCTGGCATAGGCACAACAGCTATGGGATATGTCTGCTTCCCAGAGGAAACTAAGcaaattatgaatgaaaatggTGCACTTGCTAAGCAATACATCAATATTgcttataactttttgtatggag taAAACCAGGTGATCCGCAACTCGAAGTCAAATTCCCTGAGTTGTCTATCCCAAAAGACTTCTCAGAATTACTTGACATGACAGTTTCTCTGGCATCAACCGTGAAACAAGCCGTAATGCCGCCGCCAACAAAAGATTCAGACGAAAAAGTTTCGGAGAAAAAGGAATAG
- the LOC119829895 gene encoding probable ATP-dependent RNA helicase DDX23: MARDRSPERRRSRSRERRERDRHDDRDSHREKKRRERSRSPRKERDRSRSPVRKDRERSRSPRKERERSRSPNRKDRGRSRSPKKRDGKEKDRRYDEKDKNKTKKDSDNKLDKDEDEQGDEKKEDIKPIKKEPLSLEELLAKKKAEEEARSKPVFLTKEQRAALALERRREQVEAMRASASRPTIATIDLTGNSKREEEKKDREREKERERERDRERERERERKYEDRKSNSERKNDDKKDKDDELSGKDKEREEEAIKARYLGIVKKKRRVRRLNDRKFVFDWDASEDTSNDYNALYKERHQVQFFGRGHIAGIDIKSQKKDYSKFYGNLLEKRRTELEKEQEKLRLRKVKKKEDKQKWDDRHWSEKDHDEMTERDWRIFREDYNITIKGGKIPNPIRSWKEAGFHEDIMEIINKVGYKSPTPIQRQAIPIGLQNRDIIGVAETGSGKTLAFLIPLLTWIQSLPKSERMEDADQGPYAIILAPTRELAQQIEEETNKFGIPLGITSVVVVGGLSREEQGFKLRLGCEIVIATPGRLIDVLENRYLVLNRCTYVVLDEADRMIDMGFEPDVQKILEYMPVSNIKPDSDAAEDASVLLANYNTKKKYRQTVMFTATMPPAVERLARSYLRRPAIVYIGSVGKPVDRTEQVVYMIGENEKRRKLTEILQRGVEPPIIIFVNQKKGADVLAKGLEKLSFNACTLHGGKGQEQRDFALASLKNGSKDILVATDVAGRGIDIKDVSMVINYDMAKSIEDYTHRIGRTGRAGKTGKAISFVTKEDSAIYYDLKQVLLASSVSTCPPELMNHPDAQHKPGTVVTKKRREEMIFA, encoded by the coding sequence ATGGCTCGCGATCGCAGCCCTGAGCGTAGGCGCTCAAGATCCAGAGAACGCCGAGAACGAGATCGACACGATGATCGAGATTCTCACCGAGAAAAAAAGCGTAGGGAACGATCACGGAGCCCTAGAAAAGAGAGAGATCGGTCTCGTAGTCCAGTCAGGAAAGATAGAGAACGTTCACGAAGCCCAAGAAAGGAGAGGGAAAGATCTAGAAGTCCTAACAGAAAAGATAGAGGCCGGTCTAGAAGCCCTAAAAAACGCGATGGAAAGGAGAAGGACAGACGCTATGATGAAAaagacaaaaacaaaacaaagaaagATAGTGATAACAAACTGGATAAAGACGAAGATGAACAAGGAGATGAGAAAAAGGAAGACATAAAACCAATTAAAAAGGAACCACTGTCATTGGAGGAATTACTTGCGAAAAAGAAAGCGGAAGAAGAAGCTCGAAGTAAGCCTGTGTTTTTAACTAAAGAACAACGCGCGGCACTGGCTCTGGAGAGACGTCGTGAGCAAGTTGAAGCAATGAGGGCTAGTGCATCTAGACCAACCATAGCAACAATAGACCTTACAGGTAACTCAAAAcgagaagaagaaaaaaaggATAGAGAAAGAGAAAAGGAACGCGAGCGCGAAAGAGACAGGGAACGCGAGCGAGAGAgagaaagaaaatatgaaGACAGGAAATCAAATTCTGAACGTAAGAATGatgataaaaaagataaagatGATGAATTAAGTGGTAAAGACAAAGAAAGAGAGGAGGAAGCAATCAAGGCCCGGTATCTTGGAATTGTAAAGAAGAAAAGAAGAGTAAGGCGTCTCAATGACagaaaatttgtatttgattgGGATGCATCGGAAGACACTTCAAATgattataatgctttatacAAAGAGAGGCACCAAGTACAATTCTTTGGAAGAGGCCATATTGCTGgtattgatattaaatctCAGAAAAAAGATTACAGTAAGTTCTATGGAAATCTTCTAGAAAAGAGACGAACAGAACTTGAGAAGGAGCAAGAAAAATTGAGATTGAGGAAAGTTAAAAAGAAGgaagacaaacaaaaatggGATGACAGGCATTGGTCGGAGAAAGACCATGATGAAATGACAGAGAGAGACTGGCGTATATTTAGAGAAGATTACAACATTACAATCAAGGGAGGAAAAATACCTAATCCAATAAGATCTTGGAAGGAAGCTGGCTTCCATGAAGATATTAtggaaattattaacaaagtaGGCTATAAAAGTCCAACACCCATTCAAAGGCAAGCTATCCCTATTGGCTTACAAAATAGGGACATTATAGGTGTTGCTGAGACAGGTTCAGGTAAAACCCTTGCCTTCCTCATCCCCTTGCTTACTTGGATTCAATCATTACCAAAGAGTGAAAGAATGGAAGATGCAGATCAAGGTCCATATGCTATTATATTGGCGCCAACTCGTGAATTGGCTCAGCAGATTGAAGAagaaactaataaatttgGTATTCCTCTGGGAATCACCTCTGTGGTAGTTGTTGGTGGTCTCTCAAGAGAAGAACAAGGCTTCAAATTGAGATTGGGTTGTGAAATTGTTATTGCTACCCCTGGTCGTCTTATTGATGTATTggaaaatagatatttagtaCTGAATCGTTGTACCTATGTTGTCCTTGATGAAGCCGATCGTATGATAGACATGGGTTTCGAGCCAGATGTACAGAAAATCTTAGAATACATGCCTGTGTCAAATATAAAACCTGATTCTGATGCAGCTGAAGATGCGTCTGTTTTATTAGCAAACTATAACACCAAAAAGAAGTACAGGCAAACAGTGATGTTCACAGCTACTATGCCGCCAGCAGTAGAACGCTTAGCGCGTAGTTATTTACGACGACCAGCCATCGTATACATAGGATCTGTTGGTAAACCAGTAGATAGAACGGAACAAGTCGTATACATGATAGGTGAGAACGAGAAACGTAGAAAACTCACAGAGATCTTACAGCGTGGTGTCGAACCTCCCATCATTATATTCGTCAACCAAAAGAAAGGTGCAGATGTACTTGCTAAAGGCTTGGAGAAACTTAGTTTCAATGCATGTACACTACACGGTGGTAAAGGCCAAGAACAGCGTGACTTCGCTTTGGCCAGTCTCAAAAACGGTTCGAAGGATATACTGGTCGCGACAGATGTCGCCGGGCGTGGTATCGATATAAAAGACGTCAGTATGGTCATCAATTACGATATGGCTAAATCTATAGAAGACTATACACATCGTATCGGACGTACTGGTCGTGCTGGAAAGACTGGTAAAGCAATTTCATTTGTTACAAAAGAAGATTCGGCTATTTACTATGACCTCAAACAAGTGTTGCTTGCAAGTTCAGTATCCACGTGTCCACCAGAACTAATGAATCATCCCGATGCTCAACATAAGCCTGGTACAGTCGTCACAAAGAAGCGCCGAGAAGAAATGATATTTGCTTAA